In Massilia forsythiae, one DNA window encodes the following:
- a CDS encoding non-ribosomal peptide synthetase — MDAAQLIGYLNARGIFPFLDQGKLKTRSREGIDADTAARIRAGREALTAFLAAQDDGVAACASDSIAPVANETEQPLSFNQERLWLTNQIGEGSAQYNLSQALRLSGHLQRAALALALDALVERHAALRTSYHERDGAAIQCVNPAAPLALPERDLRGMTREAQEAEVAAVAAQQAVQPFDLSSAPMLRVLLLTLADDEHVLVFTLHHIASDGWSMGILARDFATLYGTFSAGGPNPMQALGTRYIDYAAWQRGRLEGETLASELKFWHERLDGMPKLHGLPLDHARPAQQQFSGQRVVQTISPSAQRRLNQLAEAHGATFFMVMQAAFALLLSRWSGEDDIVIGCPVAGRTHRDLEQVIGFFANAVVYRTDLAGELSFVDLLARVKANAIEVFAHQEMPFETLAKSVQSERSLAYSPLFQVSLTLQNNAEAILDLPGLRVSNVEFDSNKTLFDLSLFVRESAAGLGLSWLFSDQLFERATIERIAGSFAVLLESIAETPNEDIRRLTMLSPADRALQLGRQARRGDDEGLCMHQLFERQAAQSPGAVALACDGETMTYAELNAEANKLARHLRMQGAGRDDVVGLCAERSVDMIIGLLGILKAGAAYMPLDPACPPARMAHMLDEAGVRIVVTQQALMSELPLDGVATVLVDSQWRRLLLAKLDGADLDGPATTPDGLAYVIFTSGSTGKPKGVMIEHAAFVQSVLSQRAAYGVDASSVVLQYVSFTFDVAAADWAMALTAGAALCIATEDERRDAGALAGLAAAWHATHMQLPAPVLARLDAAGFPSLDTIVVGGATASAAALAPWIATKRCFNAYGPTETAIASGAHRMHSAQENRNIGQPFPHVEYRVVDRRGQLLPRGVPGELLIGGYPVARGYCGRPELSAERFIDDPFRPGARLYRTGDLVRYLPGGELEFVGRTDDQVKLRGYRIELGEVRAALLALDDVREALVLVGGNEDNQRLLAYIVAAVPGADQAAFIAAVLQRLQRALPDYMVPSGFALLPALPLTPNGKVDTRALPPIAAPEQPSYLAPRNPTERMLCEIWQLLLKVERVGVHDNFFALGGDSILSIQVVSRANQAGLGITTRQLFAHQSVAELATQAGAAREQASQEAVGGSQVLLPIQRQFLGMSEHIAHFNQSVLLEAPADLDGAMLAAMMAALYERHDALRLRVARDDGGEWQGVYAPPSAGLADAAIVVEALPPDDRAAHVAARCAELQRGFDPSAGPLLRAMLLTSGDAGAARLFIVAHHMVVDGVSWRILLADLERAYRQLSAGKSVALGPKTSSYQAWGEAVARHAPQLASELAWWTDQLAQPVPALPGYRPLAGGAPRASTRGLPIALSAAATETLLKRCGQRYRTQVNELLLAAVSIALYDWRGAGGVRLMLEGHGREDLFEALDTSQTVGWFTTTYPLALACASRDTGAVIRQVKEQLRAVPNKGCGYGVLRYVAGEPALARLEHDNPAQLVFNYLGQFDQTVNAASALRAAPEPTGEAIDPRRLRHCPLGLNGKVAGGVLAFTLDYSALEFDRADMERLAHLVEASLEEVIAHCADAAPDLFTPSDFPLARTSAAELDSWQQRYRISRLYPATSMQQGMLFHSLLDSGAYVSQCCPVFDGELDPVLFRAAWNAIVARHDIFRTVFVGHGEQLHQLVCADAALPWREEDWRAYPAAEQAARFRQLVAEDRARGFDPACAPLQRIALLRLGQTRYRMLWSHHHMLLDGWCTPLVYRDVLEAYRQLLRGQEASIQRPARPYENYIGWLQAQDRDAARAFWREYLAPVEAPTPLGIAHGAQAGAAGQDEQRVEIDVVGTAALQRFARRHQTTVNTVLQLAWGYLLHRYSGEQHVLFGTTISGRPPEVEGVEEMVGLFINTVPVRVSFDTDMEVGAMLESMHTAFQSSTGHGHLPLTEIAQCSRIAGGSALFDSMFVFENYPLDAAAAADGERPPFHIEEYASFEETGYKLSLSASLRDTLVIKCRYPRRDFEPAMIARLLRHMEHVLQQLPQVGAIGALSLLLPEETQQLLAWNQSARDYPVDQCLHEMFETQACVRPQHTALVFEGSSLSYGELNQRANRVARRLVAQGVRPDTLVGVCVTRSLEMVAGILGILKAGAAYVPLDPNYPQARLDHILRDSAIGIVLTVGQDFGARLPADVDCIDIGTASCAPELAGDNLVPAALGLSPRNLAYVIYTSGSTGLPKGVMIEHAGLVNLIHHDIPLFEIEPQSRALHCASMSFDAGTAHLFMALCSGATTYLAAPDTDLVEAMQRHQITHAAFATSVLEAQRREHVPSLKTIIVGGDVCPKTTVEFWAARCRFFNIYGPTEATIASSAACLTPSSAITIGRPVANVELHVLDSRMRQVPPLVAGELYIGGAGLARAYLNRDDLTAERFVHGTGALAGKRLYRTGDTVRRLADGQLEFLGRADEQVKIRGFRIERGEIEARLLELDAVREAVVQVKGSGNDKYLLAYVVPLAAPAGPDAEGELVAELKESLGLVLPAFMVPAQFMVLEHFPLTANGKVDKAKLPEPAFAARGFVAARGATEQAVQAIWQSVLGHGPIGVHDNFFHIGGNSLQISRLVYELRSAFAVELSVKTLFASPTIAATAALVDALRATSADAVSGTPEYEEGIL, encoded by the coding sequence ATGGATGCCGCACAACTGATTGGATACTTGAATGCCAGGGGAATCTTCCCCTTCCTCGACCAGGGAAAACTGAAGACACGTTCGCGCGAAGGCATCGATGCCGACACTGCGGCACGTATCCGGGCCGGCAGGGAGGCGCTGACCGCTTTTCTCGCCGCGCAGGACGACGGTGTGGCGGCATGCGCCAGCGACAGCATTGCGCCGGTCGCGAACGAGACCGAGCAGCCGCTGTCGTTCAACCAGGAGCGTCTCTGGCTGACCAACCAGATCGGGGAGGGCAGCGCCCAGTACAACCTGTCGCAGGCATTGCGCCTGTCGGGACACCTGCAACGCGCGGCGCTGGCGCTGGCCTTGGACGCGCTGGTCGAGCGCCATGCGGCGCTGCGCACCAGTTACCACGAACGCGACGGCGCGGCGATCCAGTGCGTCAATCCGGCCGCGCCGCTGGCCCTGCCGGAACGCGACCTGCGCGGCATGACGCGCGAAGCGCAGGAGGCCGAAGTCGCGGCCGTGGCCGCCCAGCAGGCCGTCCAGCCGTTCGACCTGTCCAGCGCCCCGATGCTGCGCGTGCTGCTGCTCACGCTGGCGGACGACGAACATGTGCTGGTGTTTACCCTGCACCATATCGCTTCCGACGGCTGGTCGATGGGCATCCTGGCGCGCGACTTCGCAACCCTGTACGGCACCTTCAGCGCGGGTGGGCCCAACCCGATGCAGGCCCTCGGGACGCGCTATATCGATTACGCGGCCTGGCAGCGCGGCCGGCTGGAAGGCGAGACCCTGGCTTCCGAGCTGAAGTTCTGGCACGAGCGGCTGGACGGCATGCCCAAGCTGCACGGCCTGCCGCTCGACCACGCACGCCCGGCCCAGCAGCAGTTCAGCGGCCAGCGCGTCGTCCAGACGATCTCTCCATCGGCGCAGCGCCGCCTCAACCAGCTGGCCGAAGCACACGGCGCCACCTTCTTCATGGTGATGCAGGCCGCCTTCGCACTGCTGCTGTCGCGCTGGAGCGGCGAGGACGACATCGTGATCGGCTGCCCGGTGGCCGGACGGACCCACCGCGACCTGGAGCAGGTGATCGGTTTCTTCGCCAACGCCGTCGTATACCGGACCGACCTGGCGGGTGAACTGTCGTTCGTCGACCTGCTGGCGCGCGTCAAGGCCAATGCCATCGAGGTGTTCGCGCACCAGGAAATGCCGTTCGAGACGCTGGCGAAATCGGTCCAGAGCGAACGCAGCCTGGCGTATTCGCCGTTGTTTCAGGTCAGCCTGACCTTGCAGAACAATGCGGAAGCGATCCTCGACCTGCCCGGCCTGCGGGTGTCGAACGTCGAGTTCGACTCGAACAAGACCCTGTTCGACCTCAGCCTGTTCGTGCGCGAAAGCGCCGCCGGGCTCGGGTTGTCCTGGCTGTTCTCGGACCAGCTGTTCGAGCGCGCGACCATCGAGCGCATCGCCGGCAGCTTCGCGGTCCTGCTCGAAAGCATCGCCGAGACCCCGAACGAAGACATCCGCCGCCTGACGATGCTGAGCCCGGCCGACCGCGCGCTGCAGCTCGGCCGGCAGGCGCGCCGCGGCGATGACGAGGGCCTGTGCATGCACCAGCTGTTCGAACGCCAGGCCGCGCAATCGCCCGGCGCGGTGGCGCTGGCCTGCGATGGCGAGACGATGACCTATGCGGAACTGAACGCCGAGGCCAACAAGCTGGCGCGCCACCTGCGCATGCAGGGTGCGGGACGCGACGACGTCGTCGGCCTGTGCGCCGAGCGCTCGGTCGACATGATCATCGGCTTGCTCGGCATCCTGAAGGCCGGCGCCGCCTATATGCCGCTCGACCCGGCGTGCCCGCCGGCACGCATGGCGCACATGCTGGACGAGGCGGGCGTACGCATCGTGGTCACCCAGCAGGCATTGATGTCCGAGCTGCCGCTCGACGGTGTCGCGACCGTGCTGGTGGACAGCCAATGGCGCCGCCTGCTGCTCGCCAAGCTCGACGGCGCCGACCTGGATGGCCCGGCCACCACCCCGGACGGGCTGGCCTACGTGATCTTCACCTCGGGTTCCACCGGCAAGCCGAAGGGCGTCATGATCGAGCACGCCGCCTTCGTGCAAAGCGTCCTTTCGCAGCGCGCCGCGTACGGTGTCGACGCTTCCAGCGTGGTGCTGCAGTACGTGTCCTTTACCTTCGACGTGGCTGCCGCCGACTGGGCGATGGCCTTGACCGCCGGCGCCGCATTGTGCATCGCCACCGAGGACGAACGCCGCGACGCCGGCGCGCTGGCCGGGCTGGCCGCCGCCTGGCACGCCACGCACATGCAGTTGCCCGCGCCGGTGCTGGCGCGCCTCGACGCCGCCGGGTTCCCGTCGCTCGATACCATCGTCGTCGGTGGCGCCACCGCCAGCGCGGCCGCCCTGGCGCCTTGGATCGCGACCAAGCGCTGCTTCAACGCCTACGGCCCGACCGAGACCGCGATTGCTTCCGGCGCTCACCGGATGCACTCCGCACAGGAGAACCGCAACATCGGCCAGCCGTTCCCGCATGTCGAATACCGCGTGGTCGACCGGCGCGGCCAGCTGCTGCCGCGCGGCGTGCCGGGCGAACTGCTGATCGGCGGGTATCCGGTGGCACGCGGTTACTGCGGCCGGCCCGAGCTGAGCGCGGAACGCTTCATCGACGATCCGTTCCGTCCCGGCGCGCGCCTGTACCGTACCGGCGACCTGGTGCGCTACCTGCCCGGCGGCGAGCTCGAATTCGTCGGCCGTACCGACGACCAGGTCAAGCTGCGCGGCTACCGCATCGAACTGGGCGAAGTCCGCGCGGCGCTGCTCGCACTGGACGACGTGCGCGAAGCCCTGGTGCTCGTCGGCGGCAACGAGGACAACCAGCGCCTGCTGGCCTACATCGTGGCCGCGGTGCCTGGCGCCGACCAGGCGGCCTTTATCGCCGCCGTTCTGCAGCGGCTGCAACGCGCGCTGCCGGACTACATGGTGCCGTCCGGCTTTGCACTGCTGCCGGCCTTGCCGCTGACGCCCAACGGCAAGGTCGATACACGCGCGCTGCCGCCGATCGCCGCGCCGGAGCAACCGAGCTACCTGGCGCCGCGCAACCCCACCGAACGGATGCTGTGCGAGATCTGGCAGCTGCTGCTGAAGGTCGAGCGCGTCGGCGTGCACGATAATTTCTTTGCGCTGGGCGGCGACTCGATCCTGTCGATCCAGGTCGTATCGCGCGCCAACCAGGCCGGCCTGGGCATCACCACGCGCCAGCTGTTCGCGCACCAGAGCGTGGCCGAACTGGCGACCCAGGCCGGTGCCGCGCGCGAGCAGGCCAGCCAGGAAGCCGTCGGCGGCAGCCAGGTCCTGCTGCCGATCCAGCGCCAGTTCCTCGGGATGTCGGAGCATATCGCCCATTTCAACCAGTCGGTCCTGCTCGAGGCGCCGGCCGATCTGGATGGCGCCATGCTGGCGGCGATGATGGCGGCGCTGTACGAGCGCCACGATGCGCTGCGCCTGCGCGTGGCCCGGGACGATGGCGGCGAATGGCAGGGCGTGTATGCGCCGCCGTCGGCCGGCCTGGCCGATGCCGCCATCGTCGTCGAAGCGCTGCCGCCGGACGACCGCGCCGCCCATGTCGCGGCACGCTGCGCCGAACTGCAGCGCGGCTTCGACCCGTCCGCGGGCCCGCTGCTGCGCGCCATGCTGCTCACTTCCGGGGATGCCGGCGCGGCGCGCCTGTTCATCGTCGCTCACCACATGGTGGTCGACGGCGTGTCGTGGCGTATCCTGCTGGCGGACCTGGAGCGGGCCTACCGCCAGCTCAGTGCCGGCAAGAGCGTCGCGCTAGGGCCCAAGACCTCGTCCTACCAGGCCTGGGGCGAGGCGGTGGCGCGGCACGCGCCGCAATTGGCGTCCGAGCTGGCCTGGTGGACCGATCAGCTGGCGCAGCCGGTTCCGGCGCTGCCCGGCTACCGTCCGCTGGCCGGCGGCGCGCCGCGTGCCAGCACCCGCGGCCTACCGATCGCTCTTTCCGCGGCTGCTACCGAAACGCTGCTCAAGCGTTGCGGACAGCGCTACCGCACCCAGGTCAACGAACTGCTGCTGGCGGCGGTGTCGATCGCGTTGTACGACTGGCGCGGCGCCGGCGGCGTGCGCCTGATGCTGGAGGGCCACGGCCGCGAAGACCTGTTCGAGGCGCTGGACACCAGCCAGACGGTGGGCTGGTTCACCACCACCTATCCGCTGGCGCTGGCCTGCGCCAGCCGCGACACCGGCGCCGTGATCCGCCAGGTCAAGGAGCAGCTGCGCGCAGTGCCGAACAAGGGCTGCGGCTACGGCGTGTTGCGCTACGTCGCCGGCGAACCGGCCCTGGCCCGGCTGGAGCACGACAATCCGGCGCAGCTGGTGTTCAACTACCTGGGCCAGTTCGATCAGACCGTGAATGCCGCGAGCGCGCTGCGCGCCGCGCCGGAGCCGACCGGCGAGGCGATCGATCCGCGTCGCCTGCGCCATTGCCCCCTCGGCCTGAACGGCAAGGTCGCCGGCGGCGTGCTCGCGTTCACCCTCGACTACAGCGCCCTCGAATTCGATCGCGCCGACATGGAGCGCCTGGCGCACCTGGTCGAAGCGTCCCTCGAAGAGGTGATCGCCCACTGCGCGGACGCGGCGCCGGATCTGTTCACCCCGAGCGACTTCCCGCTGGCACGCACCAGCGCCGCCGAACTTGATTCGTGGCAGCAACGCTACCGCATCAGCAGGCTGTATCCGGCCACGTCGATGCAGCAGGGAATGCTGTTCCACAGCCTGCTCGACAGCGGCGCCTACGTGTCGCAGTGCTGCCCGGTGTTCGACGGCGAGCTCGATCCGGTGCTGTTCCGCGCGGCCTGGAACGCAATCGTGGCGCGCCACGACATTTTCCGCACCGTTTTCGTCGGGCACGGCGAACAGCTGCACCAGCTGGTATGCGCCGATGCCGCCCTGCCGTGGCGGGAAGAGGACTGGCGCGCCTACCCGGCCGCCGAGCAGGCGGCGCGCTTCCGGCAACTGGTGGCCGAGGACCGCGCACGAGGCTTCGACCCGGCGTGCGCGCCGCTGCAGCGCATCGCCCTGCTGCGTCTCGGGCAGACCCGCTACCGGATGCTGTGGAGCCACCATCACATGCTGCTCGACGGCTGGTGCACTCCGCTGGTCTATCGCGACGTGCTCGAGGCCTACCGGCAACTGCTGCGCGGCCAGGAGGCGAGCATCCAGCGGCCGGCGCGCCCATACGAAAACTACATCGGCTGGCTGCAGGCGCAAGACCGCGATGCCGCGCGCGCTTTCTGGCGCGAGTACCTGGCACCGGTCGAGGCGCCTACGCCGCTGGGCATCGCCCACGGTGCGCAGGCCGGCGCCGCCGGCCAGGACGAGCAGCGCGTCGAAATCGATGTCGTGGGCACTGCCGCCCTGCAGCGGTTCGCGCGGCGCCACCAGACCACGGTCAACACGGTGCTGCAGCTGGCCTGGGGGTACCTGCTGCACCGCTACAGCGGCGAGCAGCATGTCCTGTTCGGCACCACCATCTCGGGCCGTCCGCCCGAAGTGGAGGGCGTCGAGGAGATGGTCGGCCTGTTCATCAACACGGTCCCGGTGCGGGTGTCGTTCGACACCGACATGGAGGTCGGCGCGATGCTCGAATCGATGCACACTGCGTTCCAGTCGAGCACCGGCCACGGCCATCTGCCGCTGACGGAGATCGCACAATGCAGCCGGATCGCCGGCGGCAGCGCGCTGTTCGACAGCATGTTCGTCTTCGAGAATTATCCGCTGGATGCGGCGGCGGCCGCCGATGGCGAGCGTCCGCCGTTCCACATCGAGGAATACGCGTCGTTCGAGGAAACCGGCTATAAGCTGTCTCTGAGCGCGAGCCTGCGCGACACGCTGGTCATCAAGTGCCGTTACCCGCGCCGCGACTTCGAGCCGGCCATGATCGCGCGCTTGCTGCGCCATATGGAGCACGTGCTGCAGCAACTGCCGCAGGTGGGTGCGATCGGCGCGCTGTCGCTGCTGTTGCCCGAGGAGACGCAGCAGCTGCTGGCGTGGAACCAGTCGGCGCGCGACTACCCGGTCGACCAATGCCTGCACGAGATGTTCGAGACCCAGGCCTGCGTGCGTCCGCAGCATACCGCGCTGGTATTCGAAGGCAGCAGCCTCAGTTACGGGGAGCTCAACCAGCGCGCCAACCGGGTCGCGCGCCGCCTGGTGGCGCAGGGCGTGCGTCCCGACACGCTGGTCGGCGTGTGCGTCACGCGCTCGCTCGAGATGGTCGCCGGCATCCTCGGCATCCTGAAGGCGGGCGCCGCCTATGTGCCGCTGGATCCGAACTACCCGCAGGCGCGACTCGACCACATCCTCCGCGACAGCGCGATCGGCATCGTGCTGACGGTTGGCCAGGACTTCGGCGCTCGCTTGCCGGCGGACGTCGACTGCATCGACATCGGCACCGCCTCCTGCGCGCCGGAGCTGGCCGGCGACAACCTGGTACCGGCCGCGCTGGGCCTGTCGCCGCGCAACCTGGCCTATGTGATCTACACCTCCGGCTCGACCGGGCTGCCCAAGGGCGTCATGATCGAGCATGCGGGACTGGTCAACCTGATCCACCACGACATTCCGCTATTCGAAATCGAACCCCAGTCGCGTGCACTGCATTGCGCGTCCATGAGTTTCGACGCCGGTACCGCGCACCTGTTCATGGCGCTGTGCTCGGGCGCCACTACCTACCTGGCGGCACCCGACACCGACCTGGTGGAGGCGATGCAGCGCCACCAGATCACCCACGCCGCGTTCGCGACCTCGGTCCTGGAAGCGCAGCGCCGCGAGCACGTGCCCTCGCTGAAGACCATCATCGTCGGCGGCGACGTGTGCCCGAAGACGACGGTCGAGTTCTGGGCGGCGCGCTGCCGCTTCTTCAACATCTATGGCCCGACCGAAGCCACCATCGCCAGCAGTGCCGCATGCCTGACCCCGTCCAGCGCCATCACGATCGGCCGTCCGGTCGCCAACGTCGAGCTGCACGTGCTGGACAGCCGGATGCGCCAGGTCCCGCCGCTGGTGGCGGGCGAGCTGTACATCGGCGGTGCCGGGCTGGCACGGGCCTACCTCAACCGCGACGACCTGACCGCCGAGCGCTTCGTGCACGGGACCGGCGCCCTGGCCGGCAAGCGCCTGTATCGTACCGGCGACACGGTGCGCCGCCTGGCGGATGGCCAGCTCGAGTTCCTGGGCCGCGCCGACGAGCAGGTGAAGATCCGCGGTTTCCGCATCGAACGCGGCGAAATCGAAGCCAGGCTGCTCGAACTGGATGCGGTGCGCGAGGCGGTGGTACAGGTCAAGGGCAGCGGCAACGACAAGTATCTGCTGGCCTACGTGGTGCCGCTCGCGGCGCCGGCGGGGCCGGATGCCGAGGGCGAGCTCGTGGCCGAGCTGAAGGAATCGCTCGGACTGGTCCTGCCGGCGTTCATGGTGCCGGCCCAGTTCATGGTGCTGGAGCACTTCCCGCTCACCGCCAACGGCAAGGTGGACAAGGCGAAGCTGCCGGAGCCGGCATTCGCCGCGCGCGGCTTCGTCGCCGCACGCGGCGCCACCGAGCAGGCGGTGCAGGCGATCTGGCAGTCGGTGCTCGGCCACGGCCCGATCGGCGTGCACGACAACTTCTTCCATATCGGTGGCAACTCCCTGCAGATCTCGCGGCTGGTGTACGAGCTGCGTTCGGCTTTCGCGGTCGAACTCTCGGTCAAGACCCTGTTCGCTTCACCCACTATCGCGGCCACCGCCGCGCTGGTCGACGCATTGCGCGCGACCAGCGCCGATGCGGTCTCCGGCACGCCTGAATACGAGGAAGGAATCTTATGA